TCATACTTTCAACAAATCGTGAATATTACGCGTCACAACACCAAAGATTTCAGAGTCTTCAGGCAGTGGAAAAGGCGGCATCGTGCTGCTCTCTGCTTTCAACCACCAAGCACCGCTATGGCGAATTAAACGCTTACACGTGAACTCATCATAAATCCGAGCAATAACAATTCTTCCTGGTGCAATAGGCTCTGCACGATCAACGACCAGTAAATCACCATCATAGATCCCAATACCTGTCATAGAGTCACCTGCCGCACGCAACATAAAAGTCGCATTTGGATTACGGATCAGAAAATCATCAAGATCTAAGCTTTCTTCATGGCCATCAGCAGGAGACGGAAAGCCACAGCGGACAGACTCTGTGAAATAAGGAAGTAATGCCATGTCTTGCCTCATTGAAAAAACAAACAACTGTACATTTATACAGTTTAATTCTAATCAAGCAAAAACGTTACTCTTTATATGGGTTTAATAGTGTGAATGTATACTAAATCACCATAAGGCTATGATGCTGAATAAGAAGACAACTCATGTCACTGTTAAAAATCATGCTTAGCGCAAGTCAACAGGATACGAGCAGGAAAAACCAGCTATTGAGTCCTATATTTAAACCACTGAAGGCATGTTACTTGGCTTGCTCTTTCATGCTCATCCAAGCAGCTTTTTATACTGATAAAGAAAAGCCGTAACTAATGATCTTCACTCGCACAACCACAGATGTTATGCATCAAGGGAGATTAATTATGGAATTTAAAAATTCTCATGGTGAAACAGCCCAGCTCGCCGATAACCTCACATTGAAAGAAGTAGTCGATATGGGGTTTTCCATTGATATTTGCGATGACAATTATGATCCGCAAGAACACTGGCAGATAAAACAGAAAAAACAACAGGAAGGGGAATACTAACTTTCCTCGCGCTCTGGACAATAGAAAGATAGCTTAACAAGCGGCCTCAATTGTTCAGAGCCCTGCGATAAAAAACACTAACAGACTGTTTATTAAGCAAATAAACACCATAAATGTGACATGAGTCACACTTGAAAAATAAGCGCTTTATTTAAACTGAAATTTTGCCATTATGTATCTCGTTCGATGCAAATCACCTTCTGAATTCACTTCAGACATAAAGCGGGCATCGTATAATGGCTATTACCTCAGCCTTCCAAGCTGATGATGCGGGTTCGATTCCCGCTGCCCGCTCCAGTTTTCTTCTTAGTTACAATCCCAGCTTTTTAAACCTAACGCTTAATGCGTGTTTTCTTGTATCTATCATTTAATCACTATCAGTCCGCTATACAATGCTACTGTAAGCTTTTGCTAGACTGTACATTGGAGCACCTCACCTACTCAGATTTTCATAAAAAACAACACTGGAGCAAACATGAAGTTCGATACCATAAAGTTAGGCTTCATCGCTGCCGCATTGATGAATATCGGCGGCGTAATGGTGTTCTCGCGTGCATTAACAAATACCGTCATTAATCAGTTTGACCCCGTTGTAATGTCGAATTTTGGCTTACTCATGATTATGATCTGGGGCCTCGCCTACTTAGGTACCGCATTCATCACATCGAATGTGAAATGGCTCGCTGCTGCCTTCGCCATCGAAAAGTTAGTTTATGTGATCGCCTGGCTCAT
The nucleotide sequence above comes from Photobacterium swingsii. Encoded proteins:
- a CDS encoding LexA family protein, which encodes MALLPYFTESVRCGFPSPADGHEESLDLDDFLIRNPNATFMLRAAGDSMTGIGIYDGDLLVVDRAEPIAPGRIVIARIYDEFTCKRLIRHSGAWWLKAESSTMPPFPLPEDSEIFGVVTRNIHDLLKV